DNA sequence from the Lycium barbarum isolate Lr01 chromosome 5, ASM1917538v2, whole genome shotgun sequence genome:
GGAGAATTCTCCTTTAACCCAAAGTCTCAAACATAAGCATAGCCAATAATTAAATGTCTGGTTAAAAGGGATATTTTCTTCCCAACTTAGTAAAGTACTCACAAATATTTTCCGTCAACTCATCCCATTTATAGTTATTATCTAAAGTACATTAACATGATTATGTTAGCCAAAAGACTAAACGTACTATACTTTTCACAAAACCAAGATTTTATACGACATTAAATCATTAGAAGAAATTCATTAGTGTATATATAAAGTTGTCTCTCTTTTCTCAAACTGTTAGTTTCTGTTTGGTTGATGATATTATAATTTTGCATGTGACTCTGTTCTTCCCCATTGGCCCTTTTAGTTTCAAAGTGACTGACAAAGATTCACAACTAAGTCTTTGGAGTAGCACAAAAGCAAAAATCAAATGCTAGTAGTCCCACTCAAACACCTAAAGCAACAATTGCATATATATCATTCTTGTTCTTTTCGCAAAGCAACAATCAATTGATATTCACAcacaatatatgtatacatgcaCAAACGCGTTAATGTGACATATGATTACTATTCTGtgttactctctccgtcccaatttatgtggcactgttCGGTTTCAAGAGTCAAACGATTGAGTTTTTCTTTTATCGCAATTTTTTCACATGCCTTTTAAGTATTTTGAATtatcaattattgtgacttaAAATACTCTCTACGTATAGTTACAAacatgtaattttatttttaggAAACTTATAGATTCCATGTCTGAGTTCacggtcaaaattaaaaaaaattgactgtTAATTGAAATCCCAATGGTGCTACATAAAATTGGGACAAAGATATAGTATGAAACAATTTTTGTTTATATTAAAGCACTAACTTTATCTGCTATATCAGTAAAGGCGTGAAACTATTTTTAATCAGAATTAAAGTAACTGAActttatccatatatatatatatatattaaccgAGAAGAACATCCACTATCGCAGAGCATTGGCAGACTACAAGGTCGTAATGACGTTCAGGGCATAGGTTGCCCGATTATTGTCCAGCGGCTGTTATAACAGTAAATTCACTAAATTTTAATGAGACAAAAAAATAGTAGATAAAATTCGGTGACTTTACGGTTATGTTAGGTAAAGTTCAGTTACTTTAATGCAATAATAACTTCGTGACTTCACCATCATACATGAAATTTCAGTTACTTTAATGTGACAAAAATAATATTGTAACTATACTCTATTACAATGAATAGAGTTCAATCACCATACGCAAAATTAACACACTGCACAAACATACTCTATATATATAGCACCTTCTCCTAGTTCTTTCTCTACTCACATCTCCAAGCTTCCTTTTTTCACACTACCAATTTCTTGGCTGCCTTAATAGAAGCAACAATATATTTAAGATATAGCCAAGAAATGGACTTAATTTATTCTGATGGCATTACTAGCCAAATTGGATTGTTCTGGCAACAAGTTAGAGCACCATTGCTTGTGCCATTTCTGAGAATTATGGTTTTCTTGTGCTTGGCCATGTCTTTGATGTTATTTGTTGAGAGAGTTTATATGGGTATTATCATAGTTTTTATCAAGTTGTTAAGGCAAAAACCAGAAAAGAAGTACAAATGGGAGCCAATAAAAGATGATTTGGAGCTAGCAAATTCTTCTTATCCCATGGTATTAGTTCAAATACCAATGTACAATGAAAGAGAGGTACCCTTTTCAAATTATGTATTTTTTGTCATATTCATATAAGAAGAACTACAACATATGTACGCTACTTTTCATATTGTCTTTtagtatctaaattttaattttttaaattttaatttagcTGATCTAATCCAAATATCCAATTTACTTCAAAAGATTAGTCAAATTGGCTCTCAAAAAGGGAAGTGCGGACACTTATATATTTTGGGACGGGGAGAGTATCTTTTTTCCATTGCAGTTTTGATTTGTGGCTTGCACTTAATATAATGAGATTGTTGAAGGATTAACTTATATGCAGTACTAACGTAAAGAATTGTTATACTATCAGAGTATCAGTGTACTTTAACATGTAGTAGTACTATAGTAGGTACATTTGTCTTATTTTTCAAGTTACTAATCTCAGTTTTTATATATGAACGTTACATGTAGATTGTAGTTATGTTTCACATGACCTGATAGTGTAGAAATTCATTATTTATGCCGTTGGAGTTAAAACTCTTCTTGTAAATTGTTCTTTGCAGGTATATCAGTTGTCTATTGGAGCTGCTTGTAACCTTTCATGGCCAGCTGATAGAATCTTGATTCAAGTTCTTGATGATTCAACTGATCCTACCATTAAGGTACCTTAAATTTCCACTTGTAGGAGAAAACAAAAGATGTAGAAATGACTCTCATCTTTTCTACTataatttgaaagaagaaatatCCAAATACTAGCATTTAGCTTATATAGCATAGACTTCTaaaatgatttttctttttataaaggTTAAGTTCTATCCGCTCACGAgataaaaattatttacaaaattAAGTTGCTTATATGGTAATTACAGGTAAATCTATATGATGAACATTATTTAGTAACCTGGTAAATATGGTAAGTTTTATGTTGTTCCGAAACTCAAAAAAAATTTGTCGTGCTCATGTCGAATCCGACACACCCAACAATACTTTGAAGAATCCGAGCAACAAAGGCCCGTAAGTGACCTGCTATCACATGTCAAGCTACATtgacaatataaaaaataataattataccGTCAGTATATATAACTTAAGGAGTTTAACTTATACATACCGATAGTGTAAAGAATTTTTACATAGTCAGGTAATTATCTACCTCGTTTTCATGATTAAGAAATCACACATTATAAGGAGAGTTGCCTGTAAATATATTTACGATGACATGATTGTTTTATAATTTGCTAAAATTGTTGTATAGGCTATGGTGGAAAAGGAGTGCAGGAGATGGGCAGGAAAAGGAGTGAACATAAAGTATGAGATAAGAGACAATAGAAAAGGGTACAAAGCTGGAGCTCTAAAGGAAGGAATGAAGCATAATTATGTGAAGATGTGTGGTTTTGTAGCAATATTTGATGCTGATTTTCAACCTGAGTTTGATTTCTTGTTGAGAACTGTCCCTTTTCTTGTACACAATCCTGAAGTTGGACTTGTTCAAGCTCGTTGGAAATTCGGTAATCACCTTATCCCTTAAGACGTTGTACCTCACGTGCGAGTCTGATTCTCAAATATGTATTCGCTTGTTGGGTGACATTGAGATTTGAACCTAAGATAGTGTTGAATTGCATGATCATCTCGCCCAAAGGCTTAAATTCTTAGATGAGATGGTCCCACATTTCAACAAAAATGAATCATGTTGGAATCTTTTAAGGCTTCAACATGAAGTTGTCAAGAGCACTACTAGTACATTCAATCATGATTACTACAAACTTGAGTTGGGTGGTGTTTGAAAATTAGTTAAAGTAATTTTTTTGGTTTCACATAATTATATTGAGAGTATATCAAGACCATGAATAATCCTCAAGGCAATTTGATAGCTAATATGATAGTAGGACGTCTACCCTTTTCAATTACGTTAACGATGCACCCGTGTTGGATCCTCAAAAGGTACACTACTTCTAAAGGATCCGATACGAGTGTGACCTTACTTTTGGAGGATCGAGCAACATTGCTTTTCAATCCACCGCTAGCTTTTTTAGTGTAAGTCTGATAGTAAGCACATAAACAAAAATTGCAGTAGACTGACAAAAAAATAATGGTTGAATTTTAATTGCAGTAAATTCTGATGAGTGCTTGTTGACAAGAATGCAAGAAATGTCACTTGATTACCATTTCTCAGTGGAGCAAGAAGTTGGATCTGCAACCCATGCATTTTTTGGCTTCAATGGTAGGCTACAACATGGAAAATTCAGTTACTTTAATGTGACAAAAAATAGTCTGTGACTTTACTGTTATAGTAGATAAAATTTAGTAAGTTAATTATCACAAGTTTACTTAGAGATTTTCTTGATATGGATGAAGGAACTGCTGGGGTGTGGAGAATTTCAGCTCTTAATGAAGCTGGAGGATGGAAAGATAGAACAACTGTGGAAGACATGGATCTCGCCGTTCGAGCTGGTCTCAAAGGCTGGAAATTTGTCTATGTTGGTGACCTCAAGGTATAATTTACGTGATCCAATTACATTATGCATCAACAAAATAATCAAAGTGAACTAGATACGGGTTCAGTGCGAGCTCTGTAAGTTCAACTAAACATATTGCTTTTTGCTCGAATCGTCTATACATATGCAAAACACAGGGGATAGAGCATGACCCCTAGTCTCGTTTTTGCTGAGCATAATTCTCTATGACATGGACATCTTTGATTGGATGGAAATAGATATATAGAAAGTGTCCCTAGTTCGGCGCAAGCCTTGCTCAAAAGTCATATGTGGAATCACACTCGTTTCTGAACGGACTAACTCTATGAAGTAAATTAAACGATCATACATTAGATATTTAGATTTATTCTCAAGACTATTGTGTTCATAGTGATAGAAGTAGGAATATAGTACTAGTTAAAGTCTAGTCTCATGATCACTAAACCCCACACTTTTGTGTGGGAAGAAGGTCAAAACTTAAAAATGCGTCTCCAATCATTTCCTCTGAAAGAGTGATAGTATGAAATGATTAGCCATGTGTATAACAAATTTGTAGAAAATGCTAGTGGAACTATGTCAGAAATCATTCTCTTAGAAGTAGCTTCCACAAGCACTCTGAAAGACGTATAATTGGAAGTTAAATTTAAGCTAACAAGTAGGATAAAAAACGTCCTCCTTTTGATAGCTTAAACTTCAAGATGTCACAAAATTCAACTAAAAGTACTAAACTTCAAGATGTCACAAAATTCAACATAGTATCAGAATAAACATAGGTCATGAGTACAATTCTGACCGCCGTCCACACTCACATTTCCGCGTGGTTTGCCTATGACAAACAAGCAGACACGCACTTGAGGGACGTGTTGAAGATATCATTAAGTAGATAGCACTATAAAAAAATatgtaatttgcggaggttgaaagtacAATTAGTGGAGGTTTCCACTATTTGCTGATTAAGCTTCTAGATGAAATAGCATGCGCCAATCAACAGCATGAATCGATCGTTCTATATTTACTTTGTTATTTTCACCTAATGGTTTTCCATTTTTCCCCTTTAAAAATAAATCAATTAGGTGAAAAATGAGTTGCCAAGTACTTTCAAGGCCTATCGTTATCAACAGCACAGGTGGTCTTGTGGACCTGCTAATCTTTTTAGGAAAATGGCAGTGGAAATTGCTGCAAACAAGGTGTGTTTTAACTTTTAAGTATATTTAACATGAAAATTGGAACATCAACCGAGAATTGATTTGAtatttgtttttttattattGCAGAAAGTCTCAATGTGGAAGAAGTTTTATCTGATCTACAGCTTCTTCTTTGTGAGAAAAATCATTGCACACATTGTTACATTCATATTTTATTGTGTTATTATGCCTGCCACTGTTTTGATCCCTGAAGTTCAAGTTCCTATATGGGGAGCTGTTTATATTCCTTCAACCATCACTCTCCTCAATGCTGTAGGGACTCCAAGGTAATCAAAAGAAACAATTAGTGTCGCAACTCGAGTCCATGGCAAGTATGGTCCGCTTTGGTCCAATAGACCTCACGGATTTTTCCCCTGGGCTCGGCGTCTAATAATTAATCCCCAAATTCATTGTTTTGTTAATTCTTTTTTTGTTCATTTTGATGTGTAGATCACTCCATTTATTGGTTTTCTGGATCCTGTTTGAGAATGTAATGTCCCTTCATCGAACAAAGGCAACGTTCATCGGCCTATTTGAGGTAGGGAGAGTCAATGAATGGGTCGTGACCGAGAAATTGGGAGATGCCCTGAAAGAAAAAACGAGCACGAAAGCTTCCAAGAGGTCTCGTTTTCAAATTGGAGATAGGTTCAAGGTACATTTGCTGGAGGTTCTTGTTGGGTTGTACCTTTTGCTTTGTGGGTGGTACGACTACTCGTTCGGAAAGAATAGATTCTACATATACTTATTCTTCCAAGGCATGGCCTTTCTTGTTGCTGGATTTGGCTACATTGGAGTGTTTGTTCCAAATTCTTAGCTGATTCTTGAAAATACTGCAACAGCTACGCCTCAGCTCCAAATAGGTTAGGGTTCGAGTAATCTTTATTTAGAATTGGTGAGTAGCAGCTTTGAAATTCTTTTATAATGTGAATAAGCAGCTAAGATGTGTATGCTGCGTATCACTATTGTAGTTATTTATTTCATGTAATGGTTAAAAGAGTTGAAGGTATAAGAAGTGAAATGGCAAAGGAGTTATGGTTTATGAGAGAAACAGATACTGTAAGCGCCTTCATAATTTGTATTTTTGTAGTGTAATGGCTAAAAGTTTTGTTGTTATATATGAATTCCTAAACAAAACGTATTTCAATCTCAAATAATGCTTAATTCCATTTGCTCTACTTAATGTCTGGCTTGCATACAAGAACTCAAGAAGCAACGAATTGAACAACTAAAGTCAGTAGATTCAGAACGCGTAtgatcatatatgtatacattttAATCGAGGCTTCGACTGTTATAATAGGTTCGGTTGAATTTGCAAAACCTGTCTTAAAAGGATTAAGAGATGTTATTCTCACATGGTGAGGTGTCTAACTAAAAAAGAAAGATGAAAGCGAGCGACCACATGAATGCAAGAGCAGAAGGCGAACTCAATAACTATATAGGGTCTCTTTGTGTGCATATATACTCATAGTTCGACTTGGAGGCTTTGAGAAGACAATAGTAGGTTCAGTTGAATCTACAAAACTCGTCTAAAAGGATTAAGAAACAAAGAAGTGTTATTATCACATGATGAAGCTTCTAACTCCAAAAAACATTAAAATGAAAATCAGGAATGTAGGAGTTAGGAGTTAGAAGGCGAATTCAACAACTAAAATAAGTAGGTTCAGAATAGATGCACATAGTTCGAGATTTTAAGGTTACAATAGTGGGGTCAGTTTAATTTGCAGGACCTGTATTAAAAGACTATGAAACATATAAGTCTTATAGACTTATAGTCATGTGGTAACAAcgacacaacaacaacatacacagtgtaatcccacaagttgGGTTTGGAGAGAGTAGCGTGTGTGCAAACTTTactcctaccttgggaggtagagaggctgtttctgataAACCATCGCTCAAGAAAAACATTTCAAAGTGgttcgaaaaaaaaaataacgGAAGTTAAGAAGCCATGGCAAAATACTAAATCAAACTCTTAAAAAGAGAACAAAAACGAGCGACCACAGTGGGAGTCGAACCCACGACCTTTTGATCCGAAGTCAAACGCGCTAATCCACTGCGCTATGCGGTCCTGTTGTATTAGTGGTTGCAGAACAAGAATAAGACTATATCTGCATCACCTCAAGTTTAACAAAATAGAAATCTTGTTATGCTTAAGAAAGTATTATGCGAGGTACCCTTCACTATATTTTTCTACctcaaaaaatcaaaataagtaTGAAAAATTTAGATGTATTTAATAAATCTTGATAGTTTGTCTTTATAGATTCAAACGATATCCAATTATCTGGACCTCGACTAACAATTCACCGTACAACGATTCACATTGATCATTTACATAAACTTGTACTTTATTATGTCATGTATAATTATTCACTCACATATTTGTTTTAGTAATATTGATATTAGTTTACAAAACCGTACACTACGTGACTCGCGGGTACACACGTGCTGAGAAACCAGAAATAACACGATCAATCAAATAGTCAACGTTTCAAGGATTAATTCATCATGATTTAGTTATATAATCACAAGAACATCCAAATCATCTAGACAATTAAATTAGTTTtggaatacatacatacatatatatatatatatatatatagtcttaaCCATATATCCATCTTTCCATCTAAATAAATACTCATCCTAGTTAACTCTTCTTCAAAAGATAAGATGCAAAGGTAGGGACAAAGGGGATAGCGTTAAATTTTGGTTTGTTTTTGGTATGGGAGCCCTATTAAATCCAGCACTTTGCCCTCTTATATTCACTGAACATGCAGCTGCATCCTGACACAAATTATGGCACAGTTTATCTTGATTTTGTTTCTACACATTATTATTAAATGAGGGTTAAAATTGACTTTCAATAGTTTCAAACTATTGAGTTTTCTAAAGGGTCCAGAAAGGaaaacgaaaagaaaaaaaaagcatatACAACAAGAATTATTACGTATTTTCTTCTCAATGTAGCATAGTTGAAAACTTGAAATGCCTTACAATAATGCAAGCATATCTAGAGAAGTCtacaagactacaacaacaacatatctaaTGTATTCGCACAAGTGGGGTCGAGGGTGTGTGTatacagaccttacccctatcgtTTTGGGGTAaaaaggttgtttccgatagaacTTCAGTtaaaaaaagttatttttcaGCAAAAAAAGGTTTGAAAAAAATGCAATAGTAAAAACTATGATAAAAGAATCTAGAGTAGTCTATTTAACTATATATATAAACACTAGCTAGATTGAAATTGAGGGTTTACCTATCAAGAGTATCACAAAATGCTTGAATTAGATTCCTTAGGTTCATGTAAATCCTTCAAAATTAAATTTCCATTATTTAAAGCTTATTTTTCTAAAGATTGAACTAGGATTAGAATAAGAAAGTAGAAATCTTATTCATTTCACCGCACTACTTATGTTACTTATACGAGATCATTCAGTTACAAGGATAAGAAATTATAACCATAGGATAAAATGTGAAATTATTTAAGCCTTACATTTGATGTAACTTTACTTTTGAGACTGACAATCTCGGGATATTATTTATACCACATGTAttatagtcaaacctctctataattatCATTcattataacaacatttcactataacgacctgattttctccggaaccgatttttcatgttgtattttacttttctataacaacattctacctaTAATAGCAGTGtcattcattatagcggtacactctttgtaaaattaactctctataacagtcatatttaaatattgtgtaataatatttttgtaataaatatattatgtataaaaaaatattaaaatatttatgataatcatcaagggaaagctattgaattcctttttgctgaaagtttgaaAATATCTTTGTcaattcaagcgttatattatcactaatAGACTGaaatttacgaaacaacctacaattgtagaattcttacgtcaaatttgaaatatttaaatcTTCAATTAATCTtaatgcatatgttccttagattttaattctttattggTACGGTACAATtacttcaatttttaattaatggaaTATGAAAATCAAATGAGATTTTAAAGTtaataagtatttttttttcgtttataacataaaaagtacaaaaaaatattttgcgTATTTTTGTTTATAACAGCCAAATGAGATCCAAACATCAAATGTCAGTATACATGCATAACAGCACCTATCTATAGCAGCCAAGAAATTTTCAGACAAACGCTGTCATTATAGAAAGATTTGACTGTATTTTTATCTCAAACTCTATGAGAGATAACAATTTCGAAATTACTAATTCCGTAATATACATATCTATCTCTTTTCAGAATATATTCCGAAAGTCTTTGTGGAAGCCTTTTTCAAATTTATCTAATTTAAATGTATATGTTTTATATTGTACATCGTATATTTCATTTTCCTGAGTTTTAAGTGCACCGCATTTTAGTACAGATGTACCTTTCTTGAGTATGAGATGCAACAAACTCCACATGTTCATTAATTTTTCCTTCTACGCTCATCAATTACTAtacttttatttattattttgtttACCAGTTAACAACTGTGACCTCCTTATATTTATTGCTCTCATTCTCCCCTCTCATGTTTGTAAAGTTAAACTAAGTAGTAATGTAAAATGACAAAACTTTCCATATTGTATTTAGATTTTATTCATCGGCTTTACGTAACTTTTAATTTTTTGTTGAGATCCCAAGTCTTCAATTAGATCTCATTTGGCCACTCAGGATATTGGTTTTTTAGAGAGCTTGCTCATGTGTTGTAGGACTTATAGCTCGGTTGTCCTGTCTACTAATT
Encoded proteins:
- the LOC132640095 gene encoding glucomannan 4-beta-mannosyltransferase 9-like, encoding MDLIYSDGITSQIGLFWQQVRAPLLVPFLRIMVFLCLAMSLMLFVERVYMGIIIVFIKLLRQKPEKKYKWEPIKDDLELANSSYPMVLVQIPMYNEREVYQLSIGAACNLSWPADRILIQVLDDSTDPTIKAMVEKECRRWAGKGVNIKYEIRDNRKGYKAGALKEGMKHNYVKMCGFVAIFDADFQPEFDFLLRTVPFLVHNPEVGLVQARWKFVNSDECLLTRMQEMSLDYHFSVEQEVGSATHAFFGFNGTAGVWRISALNEAGGWKDRTTVEDMDLAVRAGLKGWKFVYVGDLKVKNELPSTFKAYRYQQHRWSCGPANLFRKMAVEIAANKKVSMWKKFYLIYSFFFVRKIIAHIVTFIFYCVIMPATVLIPEVQVPIWGAVYIPSTITLLNAVGTPRSLHLLVFWILFENVMSLHRTKATFIGLFEVGRVNEWVVTEKLGDALKEKTSTKASKRSRFQIGDRFKVHLLEVLVGLYLLLCGWYDYSFGKNRFYIYLFFQGMAFLVAGFGYIGVFVPNS